The window GGTTATCTCAGAAGGGTATGGCCTTTCTGAGGCATCACCTGTAACCTGCTTCAATCCACTTGACCGCCCACGGAAACCGGGGTCAATTGGAACATCGATTATGAATGTTGAAAATAAAATTGTGAACGAGTTAGGAGAGGAGGTCCCAAACGGTGGAGTAGGCGAACTAATTGTTCACGGGCCTAATGTAATGAAGGGATATTATAAAATGCCAGAAGAAACTGAGGTTACAATTCGAGACGGTTGGCTATACACAGGGGATTTAGCAAGAATGGATGACGAAGGTTATATCTATATTGTAGACCGTAAAAAAGACTTAATTTTAGTCGGTGGGTACAATGTGTATCCTCGGGAAGTTGAAGAAATAATATACAATCACCCAGATGTGGTTGAAGTAGCTGTATTGGGTGTTCCTGACCCCGATTTTGGGGAGGCTGTAAAATGTTTTGTAGTAAGTAAGAACCTATCATTAACGGAAGCTAGCCTGCTCGAGTATTGCCAAATTTATTTAGCCAAGTATAAAATTCCAAGCTCAATAGAGTTTTTAGAAGAACTTCCTAAAAATACCACTGGAAAAATATTAAGAAGAGCACTGAAAACAATAGTATTGCAGAAAAAGTAACTGAACATAAACTCGGGATGCCGCTCTGGAATAATCTAGCCGTTAAGGGCAAGGGCTATTTTTCATATAAAGAGCGGTATCCCGCATTTTACCGTGTTAATAAAGAAAAATATCCTCGATTTGTCACAGAAATTATATTAAACTATTTAAAATGTCTAAAAATACTTGCTATTTAAAATAGTTTAGCGATATAATTTAGTGCATAAAAGCGGTTATGCGAAGAAGTACATATACACGAAAGGGGAAAGGTTATGAAGAAAAGCTTAAAAGGTTTCGTCGTAGCAGGACTAATCGGTAGCTTACTATTAGCTGGTTGTGGAAAGAGTACGAGTGATAATGGAAAAAGTGAGGCCGGCAAAGGTACAGAAAAAACGTATCATGTTGGGGTTACTCAGATTGTTGAGCATCCATCACTAGATGCAGCATATGATGGTTTTAAAAAGGCAATGAAAGATAAAGGCTTAAACGTAAAGTATGATGTGCAAATTGCTCAAGGCGATCAAAATAATAACCAAACCATTGCTAATAACTTTGTCGGAGACGGAGTTGACTTAATATTTGCTAATTCTACACCAAGTGCATTAGGAGCTTTAAATGCTACAAAGGATATTCCAATTATTTTTACTTCGGTAACCGATCCAGTCGGAGCTGGTCTAGTAAAGGCAATGGACCAACCAGGAAACAATATCACTGGAACAACCGATACTCATCCAGATGCAATCCCTAATACTATCAAATTCATGAGTGAACAATTTGATAAGAAGAGGGTTGGAGTTATTTACAACGCTGGTGAGCAAAACTCCGTTGCCCAAATTGATTTAGTAAAAAAAGCAATGAAGGGTACAGATCTAAAGTTGGTTGAGGCTACAGTGGCTACTTCTGCAGAAGTAAAACAAGCGGCTGAATCACTTGTTGGAGCAGCTGATATGATTTACATCATCACTGATAATACAGTTGTTTCTGCCCTAGAATCTGTTGTTA of the Bacillus sp. 1NLA3E genome contains:
- a CDS encoding ABC transporter substrate-binding protein, yielding MKKSLKGFVVAGLIGSLLLAGCGKSTSDNGKSEAGKGTEKTYHVGVTQIVEHPSLDAAYDGFKKAMKDKGLNVKYDVQIAQGDQNNNQTIANNFVGDGVDLIFANSTPSALGALNATKDIPIIFTSVTDPVGAGLVKAMDQPGNNITGTTDTHPDAIPNTIKFMSEQFDKKRVGVIYNAGEQNSVAQIDLVKKAMKGTDLKLVEATVATSAEVKQAAESLVGAADMIYIITDNTVVSALESVVKVSNDNKMPLFVGELDSVKRGGFAAYGFDYYDIGYEAGVMAAQILKGEKKPSELPVQYPQKLKLLINKKAAKQMNIKIKDEWNNIAEFTE